The following proteins come from a genomic window of Oncorhynchus mykiss isolate Arlee chromosome 19, USDA_OmykA_1.1, whole genome shotgun sequence:
- the erg28 gene encoding ergosterol biosynthetic protein 28 homolog isoform X2, which produces MSRFLNVLRSWLVMVSVIAMGNTVQSFRDHSFLSEKLYTGTPEFVNGLQARTFGIWTLLSSIIRCACAIDIQNKTLYHITLWTFVLALGHFLSEAFIYKTAPLTIGVMAPLIVASFSIVGMLIGLQCVPEHQEEVTCSCAT; this is translated from the exons ATGAGTCGTTTTCTGAATGTTCTGCGGAGTTGGTTGGTCATGGTGTCTGTCATTGCCATGGGAAACACCGTCCAGAGTTTCAGAGATCACAGCTTCCTCTCTGAGAAACTCTACACGGGGACACCAGAGTTTG TAAATGGCCTCCAAGCAAGAACATTTGGAATCTGGACATTGTTGTCGTCAATTATCCGCTGCGCGTGCGCCATAGACATTCAGAACAAAAC GCTCTATCACATCACCCTGTGGACATTTGTACTGGCTCTGGGACACTTCCTGTCTGAAGCCTTCATCTACAAAACGGCACCTCTGACCATTGGTGTTATGGCACCTCTCATTGTGGCGA GTTTCTCTATCGTGGGAATGCTGATTGGGTTGCAGTGTGTTCCAGAGCATCAGGAAGAG GTGACTTGTTCCTGTGCTACGTGA
- the erg28 gene encoding ergosterol biosynthetic protein 28 homolog isoform X1: protein MSRFLNVLRSWLVMVSVIAMGNTVQSFRDHSFLSEKLYTGTPEFVNGLQARTFGIWTLLSSIIRCACAIDIQNKTLYHITLWTFVLALGHFLSEAFIYKTAPLTIGVMAPLIVASFSIVGMLIGLQCVPEHQEEVGVRQKKRN from the exons ATGAGTCGTTTTCTGAATGTTCTGCGGAGTTGGTTGGTCATGGTGTCTGTCATTGCCATGGGAAACACCGTCCAGAGTTTCAGAGATCACAGCTTCCTCTCTGAGAAACTCTACACGGGGACACCAGAGTTTG TAAATGGCCTCCAAGCAAGAACATTTGGAATCTGGACATTGTTGTCGTCAATTATCCGCTGCGCGTGCGCCATAGACATTCAGAACAAAAC GCTCTATCACATCACCCTGTGGACATTTGTACTGGCTCTGGGACACTTCCTGTCTGAAGCCTTCATCTACAAAACGGCACCTCTGACCATTGGTGTTATGGCACCTCTCATTGTGGCGA GTTTCTCTATCGTGGGAATGCTGATTGGGTTGCAGTGTGTTCCAGAGCATCAGGAAGAGGTGGGTGTACGGCAGAAGAAGCGGAACTGA